The sequence TGCTAAACTTGGCTATTGCTACATGTCTGATGATGATCAAGCTAGCACTTGTGACATCAGAGAAAGATATTTGATagctttattcacattttttctaaatgtaaacattttgatCAGTTTCCACAAAAATGAGCATAACAGGGTGGACATGTTATGCTTTACCTAACAGTTAAGTtagtaaaaacattaaaaattgttgaaggaagagtgcataCTTACTCTGCTTCTTGAAGATGATTTTCCGCCTAAAATGTATCCTTCTTCTTGAGTCATACAAATAGTAGCATAGTAAAGGCGTGTCCAGAGGATTCAAATCACAGTAACAGGGGACATTAAAACAGggacacacacttttaaaaactttaatcaataaaatgaattaccattttatttttattttgtgatgaatatcaataaaagggttacataacagtgacacaaatgtagaatttgtttgtatttgtttgatttctttgtttatatCCGTTAGAGAAGTTGAGCAAACATGATTTGGGACACAGCAATTTGGCCTACTTGTGCTAAAATCAGAGtaattatttagcattttgaATATCCTGGGAAAATAACATTGATGTTTTATAGTAGAGGggaataaacatgtaaaaccaagcttttaaaaataagcatttgaccttttacatgcaaaatatatgatataatgtgtTGGGGACCTAAATGGCACTGAATGCTAGGAATGACCCCAATACATTTAAGttaattacaaaataaagtcactaaacatTTAGACGAAGcccaaataaaaacataaagtaccttgTTCCTGTTTTAGCTCGGTGCTTAGTAgttcagagagaaagaaaaatacgCATGAAGACCTTTTCCTTCAGTACACCGTCAACTAACGGACTTTTAGCGAAGTCATGTTACAACTACTTCCGGTCTCGCCAgaagaacttcaaaataaaaggacctgAAATTGACAAAAATAACGGCTTACAGAAGCTTTTACAGTGAGTGCTTCTGACCTCAATGCGGCATAAAGTTATTTTCTAGCTATGATTTTAGTTGTATTTGATGTAATTTCTGAAATCCGATGATGATGAAATAAACCGGTGGTGATTCTTTATGATTGAATTTGTCGGCACAACATATATGACATGTTGTTTTTAATGCTAGAGGATAGGTCTTCAATGCTTTGAACGTCTTGAAAAATAAACGCACCTAACTGAccaatttcttcttcttcttttgttgtctgtgtgccatctttCTACCCGCAGGATATTTTCGCCGTAGCCGTCTCGCTCATCACGGGCAAAATAGTTTACATCTCGGACCAGGCGGCGTCCATCTTGAACTGCAAGCGCGAAGTGTTTAACAACGCCAAGTTCGTGGAGTTCCTGGCGCCGCAGGACGTCAGCGTGTTCTACAGCTTCACCACGCCCGACCGCCTGCCCTCGTGGAGCATGTGCACCGGAGCAGGTAACAGCCGTCCCTTGACCTGGAACTGTTTTCATGTCGCTTCATATCCCCCATTCCCCTTCCCAATGAATAAGCCCACAGGCATGTAGAACTGGGCCAACAACGTGGATGGTATATTTGCCATAACCCACAAAGGGGCACGTGGAGAACCCACCCGACCCATAccacctgcaaacacacacaccggcatctACCCGCCCCTCTCCCTGCACACACGTGCTCATACACACATAGCACATACTTCATTAACATGCTTAATCACACACCAATGAATGCGtgcccactcactcacacccGCCACATCATTGCTGGAGACATATGTCGCACATTGGCGCATTCAAGAGCTGAAGGCGGGTCGTAATGTGCAAAATATCGTGTAtgtaataattaattcaaatgtatttcatgTCTGCAGTACATTTTGGCGATTTTGTTTTGAAATATTCTCTCGGTGTTTTTGAAAATCCTCTAAAAGCAACTTTCAGAGATGTAGAGCGGAATCAAATGTTGTGTTTACTGCTGTTTATCTTCTTAAAAGTACTGTGGTTGGTTCTGTCGTCTTAACTTGACATTTAAAATCCGCCCCGTGATGTCAAAGCAGACGAAGCAAAGGCCGAGCAGCGTTATCTTTTCATGAAAACATTTTGGACTGTCGTACATCTTCAAAATGCCGAATCACAGGAAACTCTCACACTGCCTCTCTTGCTTCTTTTTTCAAAGAGAGATAAACCTCTCGGGTACTTTATATAttcatccctccttctccttgtctCTTATTCAGACTCGTCTCCCATGGAGTGCATGCAGGAGAAATCCTTCTTTTGCCGTATCAGGTGTGTGGAAACAGCCGGCGCTTTCTCTGAGCCATAGTTTCCTGctcagagggaggagtcagcagagaggagggaggagggaggagggaagagggaagagggaggagggaagagggaagagggaagagggagaaagtAGAAGGGAGTCAGCAGTTGTGGCTTTTATCTGTTTTATCTGTCTCCATCTAGTGGCTAGTAATGGTATTACAGCTACCTTTAAAGATTGAATATTTAGCAGATAATTTTATTGCGTTATATATTCTCGCATAAGTGTACAGGTTTTGTAATAGTTTACAATTTTAAAGAAAGTAAATACAGGCTAATTATTAAAcagtattataattttttattgtattaatttttttattttagtggtaAGGCGCGTGAAGGAGATCTGCAGTACTATCCTTTCCGCATGACTCCCTACCGGATGAAAGTCCAGGATGCCGAGCTGGGCGAGGAGCAGTTCTGCTGCCTCCTGCTGGCCGAGAGGGTGCACTCCGGTTACGAAGGTGATGGTTTGTTGTGCTGCGTCGCCTCGCTGAACAACCTCCTTCACCAACAAGGAACGAGCTCCCAGTTCCCTTCCAGTCGCGTGACGGTCTCTTCGTGTTCCTTCTCTCCACAGCACCCAGAATCCCCGCTGACAAGCGCGTcttcaccaccacacacacacctaactgTGTGTTCCAGGATGTGGATGAGAGGTGGGTGGACTGagcctccaaacacacacacacacacacacacacatacacacacacacaatgtaactgacgttaacatgttgttgtttctccATCAGGGCCGTTCCTCTGTTGGGTTACCTCCCTCAGGACCTGATCGGGACCCCCGTGCTGCTCAATCTGCACCCGAGTGACCGGCACTTGATGCTGGCCGTGCATCGGAAAAGTAAGTAGAGAAACGCGCCTCGTCTTAAAGTGGTCCGAAATCATCAGGATAGTGTTTCCTTGTTACTAAATGAAGCAGCAgcgctgtgtgttgtttttttttcgcCAATCGGCGACGCTcgcttcccctcccccccacgcagctgtcactcacacacactcttccttCCCGTCGCCAACAGTTCTGCAGTCTGCCGGCCAGCCGTCCGACCGCTCCTCGATCCGCTTCTGTGCGCGAAACGGCGAGTACGTCACCATCGACACCAGCTGGTCCAGCTTCGTCAACCCCTGGAGTCGCAAGGTCTCCTTTGTCATCGGCAGGCACAAAGTACGCATGTGAGTACGCCCGACGCGCCACTTTCAGGGCCACTTTTGTCATCAGTCGTGGGAATTTCATTCACTTTGAACATTCCGGCTGACGGTCCCTGTGTTTCTTCTTCAGGGGTCCTGTGAATGAAGACGTGTTTGCAGCACCGGCTTTTCACGGAGGCAAGAACATAGACTCGGACATCCAAATTAGTGAACAGATCCACAAGCTGCTGCTCCAGGTATGTAGACACAACCCCACAAACCACACCCGCACACCTCTTCAACCCCCACTTCCTGTAacagtctcctctctctcttcagccgGTCCACAACATGGGCTCCAGCGGCTACGGCAGCAACGGTTCCCACGAGCAGCTGCTGAGCATCGGCTCGTCCAGCGAGAGCAACGGGAACGCGGCGGAGGAGGCGAACAAGGCCACGCCTCCCAGGACGTTCCGGGAGATCTGTAAAGGGGTCCACATGCTGAAGAACCAGGACTCCCAGGTCGACCTGCTCTCCCCACCTCCTTCGCCCTCGTGGTCGACGTCCAAGCCGGAGCAGAAGAAGACCGCTGACGGTGAGTTCAGTTTTATATCGTCATGTTATGTGAAGTAAAATGTTCTGTTAAAGTGTGTTTGTATTAATTTCCCCCTTCCCTTCCAGCCTCTCGGAAGAGTCCAGCGATGCGTCTGAAAGACTCGCCGCCCCCTCTGCAGGTCAGAGACGGTACTGCAGCCAGCGTGGAGGACTTGACATGGAACGACCTCTGCTCCTACCAGCAGATCAGCTGCCTCGACAGTGTCATCAGGTAAGATTCGGCGTTTGCGTCCACGAAGGATGAGCAGTTGAaagatcatgtgtgtgtgtgtgtgtgaagtgtgcacCTCTCTGATCGAACCCATTTCTGTTGCTCAGGTACCTGGAGAGTTGCAACGTCCCCATCACAGCGAAGAGGAAGTACCAGTTCTCCACCAACGCCACCTCCTCCAACTCGGATGACGACAAGAAGGGCTCAGAGGATTGCATGCAGGTGTCTCGGGACATCAACCAAGGCAAGTACACGCCATGCGTCCGTGTACATAAACACATGCCAGGATCCAATTTTGAAAATACAATGGGCATCACCTTGGGTTCACCTGCTTAACTGATAGGAACTAGACTATAATCATCTTTGCCTTGGAGCTAACGGGCGATCGCTCCTTCCCCATGCAGACGCCACGCCCGGCCCGTCAAACATGAAGGCACTTAAGAAGCCGCTCACCCTGCTCAACAAGGCCGAGAGAGTGGTGTCCATCACCTCACAGTGCAGCTACAGCAGGACCATCGTCCACGTTGGAGACAAGAAGCCTCAGCCGGAGTCCGGTGAGTGTCCGCATACATTTTTTGGCAATGTCGAGAAGCCGGATAGTGAGTTCTGTTTTCACTGACCTTTATGGCTCCCGATTCGTTCTGCAGAGATTATCGAGGATGTGGCAGAGAGAGTGGCGCCCCCGGCCCTGCACGCCAGCGTGGTGTCCCCGcccagtcaggaggaggaggcctacAAGCGTCTGGGTCTGACCAAGCAGGTGCTGGCTGCGCACACCCAGAAAGAAGAGCAGGCTTATCTCCACCGCTGCCGAGAGCTCCACAACGCCCGGACCGTCCAGATGGACAGCTTCACGTACCTGTACGAGCAGAGAGGTCCAGCTAACGCTGAAGGTACACATGGTTTAATAGTAACTACATTTAGTTAAGTTGGTATCAGGACATACTGACGGCAGTTCattaatataaaaagaaaatagtaGTGGGCCCAGTACAGATCCTTGTGGGACGCCAGAAGATTGAGAACTCTGAATTTGGACATACTGTGATCTATTTAGCAAATCTGGAAAAATAAGCCTCTGTCTTCTTCCATGTGTCGTCTTTAGACTCCGCTGCACGACGAGGTGGAACCAAACATGGCCCCACCAGGCCTGAGCCGACTGCCAAGAGATGCAACCGCAACAGGAAGTCCAAGAAGCCGAGGATGAAGCATCAGGATTCGTCGGACAGCGGCGTATCAAACCGCAAACGCCGGCCCCCGCTCCAGAGTCTCAACCAAACCTCATGGTCCGTGTCGGAAGTGTCCGAGTCGGCCTTTAATGTCTCCTACCCGGCCATGGTGCCCGCCTACCCGCTCTATCCCACCGCACCTGCAGCCTCAGCTCAGGCCCCTTCCCTGTCCGCAGGCTTTGGAGAGGGACAGAGCACCCGATCCCTATCGACCAACGCTCCGTTTGGTGCCCCCATTGTTACACCTGTGGTGGCTCTGGTGCTACCCAATTACCTCTTCCCCCAAGTCGGGCAGTTGGGTCAGAACGGGCAGCTAGCGGCTGCTCCTAGACCGGCGTTTTTCCCTGAGCAGACCCAGACGCAGTCTGCGTACGCAACCCCACAGCCAGCCTTCGCCATGCAAACACAGACACCCTACATCGGCCAACCGCCGTTCCCCGTGCAGACTGCCTTTACCCCCCAGGTGCCCTTCACTGCCCCGCAGCCTTTCCAAGCCACACAGACCCCCTTCACCACAGTGCCACCTTTCCAAACCACTCAGACCCCCTTCACCACAGTGCCACCATTCCAAACCACTCAGACCACCTTCACCACAGTGCCACCTTTCCAAACCACTAAGACCACCTTCACCACAGTGCCACCTTTCCAAACCACTCAGACCACCTTCACCACAGTGCCACCTTTCCAAACCACTCAGACCACCTTCACCACAGTGCCACCATTCCAAACCACCCAGACTCCCTTCACTACTGCGCGGCCTTTCCATGCCCCTCAGACTGCCTACACTCGGACTGCCTACACTACCCAGCGGCATTTCGCGGCGCAGCTTCCTTTCCCGGTACGGACTCAGTTTGGGACTCGACCCCTGTATCCAGCTCAGCCGTTCCCCTACAGCCTCGCCCCCGAGCCACCCAAATCCACGGCCACGGAGATCCGAGAGGGGCCGTCGTCACGCCCCTCCACACCGGCCTCCGGAGTGCGGGAGCCCACCGCGTCGCCGCCGCCGTTTGAGTCGCGGTGCAGCTCGCCCCTGCAGCTCAATCTGCTGAGCATGGAGGATAGCACCGCGTCGCTTGCAGGTCGCTCAGCCAGAGAATTGAGGGCAGCCGGGGAGAAGATCGCGAAACGCCAACAGGTGAGGGTCACAAGATCTCGAGTGATCagaactctcacacacacacacacaaacaaacacacacctcatcGTAAAGCGTGTCACAGAGCTGATGGCTTGCTGCCTTGTGTTTCAGGTGGAGCCTGCAGGAGATGGGGCTCACAGTAACTCCTCGTCCTGCGACTTGTTGGGCCTCATGCTGCAGGAAGATTCTCACTCCGGGACCGGATCAGCCACTTCCGGTTCCACAGGCTCCGGGTCGGGCTCCGGGTTGGGCTCCGGGTCAGGCTTAGGCTGCAACGGCAGTGGTACATCAGCTAGTGGAGCTTCTGGCTGCCGAATAGGTCAGTAGAGGTTTAAACTCCACCTCAATGACCTTTCTGATTGGTCAGTTCCCTTTTTAGGAAGTGTATGCactaaattataatataataattataatatcctGCGAGAAGACAAGGAGAGGCTGAGGCAGATGCAGAAGAGCCAGCCACACTTCAGCGGCGAGAGCTCGTGGAGGAGCACCCTTGGATGAGGAGGGGGGGTCTGCCTGTTGCCGTCAATGTGAAGGTCAGTACCAAACGCACGCAGCGATATTCACGTATTGACGTATTGAAATAAGTCagtatgtatatttaatatggtgtgtgtgtgtgttttaggagTGTGTGTACTGTGAAGACACAGTGGCGGCGCCCATCGAAGAGAACCTGTCGCACATGGAAATGAGCGGGCTCAGCGGAGAGGGCCAGAATGCCCAGAGCCAATCGGAGAAGTCTCAGCCTCAAACAGACTCTGGCTCctgaacaaacacaaacacacacagacacacacgcacacaagccaccagcagggggacacacacaaccagagatgGATCAGTCTGCTCATGCGAGTCCTGCTCCTGATGTGCAGTTCTTAAGCTGTCCTGCCAGGGGGCAGTAGCTCTTTATGAGGGTCTTTGAATGCATGGCCCTCATTAGAGGACTTGtgccagctcacacacacacacacacacacacactgaaaggaTATGGGCGGTTGGTGACTTTTTAAGCCTACCAggtctttttttaatatgtattcCATTTGATCCGTGGCTGACGGCAACATGAGCAGATATTATTAAATTTATTGGATGATGGGTGTCTTATGAatatatgtgtgaatatatatataaaatgtgttttcttgtttGCCACATGGTGTCAT comes from Pseudoliparis swirei isolate HS2019 ecotype Mariana Trench chromosome 20, NWPU_hadal_v1, whole genome shotgun sequence and encodes:
- the LOC130210720 gene encoding period circadian protein homolog 2-like is translated as MSEESEPKHFLYSPMEGLERNRVGFQPEGEEGSSRGAIGQLHRMAAAAYKGCGRRDGGGHERPASPHKDRKRARAPSHEDVEMGGSGSSGSGTESHGKDSALTESSGSNQSSNSHSLSPPSSSNAFSLVSSEQDNPSTSGCSSEQSAKAKTQKELFKTLKELKMHLPSEKRSKGKPSTVNSLKYALRCVKQVKANEEYYQMLMTKDSQPPGFDVSSYTIEEINSITSEYTLKNNDIFAVAVSLITGKIVYISDQAASILNCKREVFNNAKFVEFLAPQDVSVFYSFTTPDRLPSWSMCTGADSSPMECMQEKSFFCRISGKAREGDLQYYPFRMTPYRMKVQDAELGEEQFCCLLLAERVHSGYEAPRIPADKRVFTTTHTPNCVFQDVDERAVPLLGYLPQDLIGTPVLLNLHPSDRHLMLAVHRKILQSAGQPSDRSSIRFCARNGEYVTIDTSWSSFVNPWSRKVSFVIGRHKVRMGPVNEDVFAAPAFHGGKNIDSDIQISEQIHKLLLQPVHNMGSSGYGSNGSHEQLLSIGSSSESNGNAAEEANKATPPRTFREICKGVHMLKNQDSQVDLLSPPPSPSWSTSKPEQKKTADASRKSPAMRLKDSPPPLQVRDGTAASVEDLTWNDLCSYQQISCLDSVIRYLESCNVPITAKRKYQFSTNATSSNSDDDKKGSEDCMQVSRDINQDATPGPSNMKALKKPLTLLNKAERVVSITSQCSYSRTIVHVGDKKPQPESEIIEDVAERVAPPALHASVVSPPSQEEEAYKRLGLTKQVLAAHTQKEEQAYLHRCRELHNARTVQMDSFTYLYEQRGPANAEDSAARRGGTKHGPTRPEPTAKRCNRNRKSKKPRMKHQDSSDSGVSNRKRRPPLQSLNQTSWSVSEVSESAFNVSYPAMVPAYPLYPTAPAASAQAPSLSAGFGEGQSTRSLSTNAPFGAPIVTPVVALVLPNYLFPQVGQLGQNGQLAAAPRPAFFPEQTQTQSAYATPQPAFAMQTQTPYIGQPPFPVQTAFTPQVPFTAPQPFQATQTPFTTVPPFQTTQTPFTTVPPFQTTQTTFTTVPPFQTTKTTFTTVPPFQTTQTTFTTVPPFQTTQTTFTTVPPFQTTQTPFTTARPFHAPQTAYTRTAYTTQRHFAAQLPFPVRTQFGTRPLYPAQPFPYSLAPEPPKSTATEIREGPSSRPSTPASGVREPTASPPPFESRCSSPLQLNLLSMEDSTASLAGRSARELRAAGEKIAKRQQVEPAGDGAHSNSSSCDLLGLMLQEDSHSGTGSATSGSTGSGSGSGLGSGSGLGCNGSGTSASGASGCRIDKERLRQMQKSQPHFSGESSWRSTLG